One part of the Schistocerca piceifrons isolate TAMUIC-IGC-003096 chromosome 2, iqSchPice1.1, whole genome shotgun sequence genome encodes these proteins:
- the LOC124773026 gene encoding formin-like protein 20 has product MRTLALVLLLATASLAQYNGNYLDSDYQDYQEPAPSRPAPPPPPPQRSYSRPPQQSSPVRSSFSSSAANAARPTPVPILKQINRHNEDGSYTYGYEGADGSFKIETKLTTGEVMGKYGYVDDNGKVRVVEYGANRFGFQPSGEGITVAPPTLVDETTRKQQPGGGGGLGGRLSALSSDQPEYDDGQYYEPQPPPRPAPRPAPPRPQPAPVRAAPPPPPPPPPRPAPIRQPQSFEQFYESPAPAPSPRFSAGPPSPSRSHSQGSSLGPAPPRAQVPGAVPVGGVVYSEQPRPPRPQPPPQPIQHRSPAPVYHSPPPPPPPRPAPQVRQAGTGGGILDQLAKDYALPQSNSAPLTDISFSSFY; this is encoded by the exons GTGCTGTTGCTGGCGACGGCGTCGCTGGCGCAGTACAACGGCAACTACCTGGACAGCGACTACCAGGACTACCAGGAGCCGGCCCCCAGCCGGCCCgcgccacccccgccgcccccgcagcgCTCGTACAGCCGGCCGCCTCAGCAGTCCTCGCCGGTGCGCTCCTCCTTCTCTAGCTCGGCCGCCAACGCCGCGCGCCCCACGCCAGTGCCCATCCTCAAGCAGATCAACAG GCACAACGAGGATGGTTCATACACGTACGGTTACGAGGGAGCCGACGGCTCCTTTAAGATTGAGACCAAACTGACGACAGGCGAGGTAATGGGCAAGTACGGCTACGTCGACGACAACGGCAAGGTGCGAGTCGTGGAATACGGCGCCAACAG GTTCGGCTTCCAGCCATCTGGAGAGGGCATCACTGTGGCGCCGCCCACGCTGGTGGACGAGACAACGCGCAAGCAGCAGCCCGGAGGCGGGGGCGGTCTCGGCGGCCGCCTGTCGGCGCTGAGCAGCGACCAGCCCGAGTACGACGACGGCCAGTACTACGAACCGCAGCCGCCTCCCAGGCCCGCCCCCAGGCCAGCGCCTCCCCGCCCCCAGCCAGCGCCGGTGCGCGCcgcgccgcccccaccgccgccgccgcctcctaggcCTGCTCCCATAAGGCAGCCGCAGTCCTTCGAGCAG TTCTACGAGTCGCCCGCGCCGGCGCCCTCGCCGCGCTTCTCCGCCGGCCCGCCGTCGCCCAGCCGCAGCCACAGCCAGGGATCCAGCCTGGGACCGGCGCCGCCCCGCGCCCAGGTGCCCGGCGCTGTCCCCGTGGGCGGCGTCGTCTACTCCGAGCAGCCGAGGCCGCCACGCCCGCAG ccgccgccgcagcccaTCCAGCACCGCAGCCCCGCCCCCGTGTACCACAGCCCGCCCCCACCGCCGCCCCCGAGGCCCGCCCCCCAGGTGAGGCAAGCTGGAACCGGAGGCGGGATCCTGGACCAGCTGGCCAAGGACTACGCTCTGCCTCAGAGCAACAGCGCGCCGCTCACAGACATCAGCTTTTCTTCCTTCTACTAG